From a single Alkalihalophilus pseudofirmus genomic region:
- a CDS encoding cell wall hydrolase, whose protein sequence is MKSHQFYSRFTLALLTVCAALLVATSTPTHAFTDQVIQQGATGDDVVELQSRLQYIGFYNGKIDGVYGWGTYWAVRNYQYEFGLDIDGLVGPEMKEMLAKSTEYNEQFVKRALNEGRKFTHYGGTPKKIQKGPKGSRDKQMRRGRGGEAPAPGGGQPGEAPAPAPGGGQTGETPAPAPGGGQTGETPAPAPGEAAPGGEGPAPETPEQAPVPEEETPEDQNNDADIEKATNVPPGYSDNDLQLMAQAVYGEARGEPYVGQVAVAAVIINRINSPTFPNTVSGVIFEPRAFTAVADGQIWMSPDDTARRAVLDALNGQDPSGNAMYYFNPDTATSGWIWSRPQIKKIGKHIFCH, encoded by the coding sequence ATGAAGAGTCATCAGTTCTACTCAAGATTTACTCTTGCTCTTTTAACCGTATGTGCAGCGCTTTTAGTAGCAACAAGCACACCAACACATGCATTTACAGATCAAGTCATTCAGCAAGGGGCAACGGGGGACGATGTCGTTGAGCTACAGTCGCGTCTTCAGTACATCGGTTTTTATAATGGGAAAATTGATGGTGTATATGGCTGGGGTACGTATTGGGCTGTTAGAAACTATCAATATGAATTTGGACTTGATATTGACGGCTTAGTAGGTCCTGAGATGAAAGAAATGTTAGCGAAATCAACAGAGTATAATGAGCAATTTGTTAAGCGGGCATTAAATGAGGGAAGAAAATTTACTCACTACGGCGGTACGCCTAAAAAGATTCAAAAAGGTCCAAAAGGAAGCCGTGACAAGCAAATGAGAAGAGGAAGAGGCGGCGAGGCACCAGCACCAGGCGGCGGTCAGCCAGGAGAAGCACCGGCACCAGCACCAGGCGGCGGTCAAACAGGCGAGACTCCAGCACCAGCACCAGGCGGCGGTCAAACGGGCGAGACTCCAGCACCAGCACCTGGTGAAGCGGCACCAGGCGGCGAGGGACCGGCTCCTGAAACACCTGAACAAGCACCTGTTCCTGAGGAGGAAACACCAGAAGATCAAAACAACGATGCAGATATTGAAAAAGCCACAAATGTACCGCCGGGTTATTCTGATAACGATTTGCAGCTAATGGCTCAAGCTGTTTACGGGGAAGCGCGCGGGGAGCCTTATGTAGGGCAGGTAGCAGTTGCTGCTGTTATTATTAACCGAATTAATAGCCCTACATTTCCTAATACTGTATCAGGTGTAATTTTTGAACCGCGTGCCTTTACAGCGGTAGCTGATGGTCAAATATGGATGTCGCCTGATGATACAGCAAGACGTGCTGTTTTAGACGCGTTAAATGGGCAAGATCCTTCAGGTAATGCAATGTATTATTTCAATCCAGATACAGCAACATCCGGCTGGATTTGGTCTAGACCGCAAATCAAAAAGATTGGTAAACATATTTTCTGTCATTAA
- the ypeB gene encoding germination protein YpeB yields the protein MIRNIIIGLLAVAVIALGYWGFQEQEQKQVLSINAENNYQRAFHDLTFHLDQIEDELGATLAMNTRRQLTPALAEVWRITSLAQAELGQLPLNSLQLGKTEEFLYKIGKFSYQTSIRDLDKEPLTDKEYETLNKLYDYSHEIREEMRESQAYVLKNGQRWLDIDKELQAATTEEPSRNLVVNNFEIMNKNVEGYSEVEWGAGLTSIEDLNGELKRALSGKKKVSKEEAQDIARKYLDLGDRAAVHVADTGKGLEYPAYSLVIDDPDHETNYYMDMSVEGGHPIWFLQERQISDQNISLNDASNKAQRFLNENGMENMQLIDSKQYDSIGMFEFVYLDNNVRVYTDAVMTEVALDDGSIISYEAKDYLINHKERDIKEPKLTLEEAETSVNPNVSVMEDHLAIIENDLGDEVLCYEFIGTIKDDTYRIFINADDGEEEKVDRLERAERVYDFS from the coding sequence ATGATACGTAATATAATTATTGGGTTGCTTGCAGTCGCAGTGATTGCATTAGGGTACTGGGGTTTTCAAGAACAGGAACAAAAACAGGTACTCTCTATTAATGCTGAAAATAACTATCAGCGTGCCTTCCATGATCTCACGTTTCATTTAGATCAAATTGAAGATGAGCTTGGAGCGACCCTTGCTATGAACACACGTCGTCAGTTAACTCCTGCACTTGCAGAGGTGTGGCGTATAACAAGCTTAGCTCAAGCCGAACTAGGTCAGCTTCCATTAAACTCCCTGCAGCTTGGGAAAACGGAAGAGTTCCTTTATAAAATTGGGAAATTCTCTTACCAAACATCTATTAGAGATCTTGATAAAGAGCCTTTAACAGATAAAGAATATGAGACATTAAACAAGTTATACGACTACTCTCATGAAATTAGAGAAGAGATGCGAGAATCACAAGCTTATGTCTTGAAGAATGGCCAAAGATGGTTAGATATTGATAAAGAGCTTCAAGCGGCAACGACAGAGGAACCATCTAGAAATCTTGTCGTAAATAATTTTGAAATTATGAATAAAAACGTTGAGGGCTACAGTGAAGTAGAATGGGGCGCGGGCTTAACTTCCATTGAAGATCTAAATGGCGAGTTAAAGCGTGCTTTATCTGGAAAGAAAAAAGTGTCTAAAGAAGAAGCCCAAGATATCGCGCGTAAGTATTTAGATTTAGGTGACCGTGCGGCTGTCCATGTAGCTGATACAGGAAAGGGGTTAGAGTATCCGGCTTATAGTTTAGTGATTGATGACCCTGATCATGAAACAAATTATTATATGGATATGAGTGTTGAGGGCGGCCATCCTATATGGTTTTTGCAGGAGCGTCAAATTTCTGATCAAAATATCAGCTTAAATGATGCTTCTAATAAGGCGCAAAGGTTTTTGAATGAAAATGGCATGGAGAATATGCAGTTGATTGACAGCAAGCAATATGATTCTATTGGGATGTTTGAATTTGTCTACCTTGATAATAATGTACGGGTTTATACAGATGCAGTTATGACTGAAGTGGCGTTAGATGATGGAAGCATTATCAGTTATGAAGCGAAGGACTATTTAATCAATCACAAAGAGCGTGACATTAAAGAGCCTAAACTTACGCTAGAAGAAGCTGAAACAAGTGTGAATCCTAATGTTTCAGTCATGGAAGATCACCTTGCTATTATTGAAAATGACTTAGGTGATGAAGTATTATGCTATGAATTCATTGGAACGATTAAAGACGATACGTATCGAATCTTTATCAATGCTGATGACGGGGAAGAAGAGAAAGTAGACAGATTAGAGCGTGCTGAGCGTGTGTATGATTTCTCTTAA
- a CDS encoding flagellar brake protein: MIEIGTTIQLETIEDSKDKESKKMRCRLVDKSKGLCIIDYPIDQKTEKPSFLIDGTKLKASFITEANVVYEFNTEVIGREKRNIPVLFLMDPGKDKYYRIQRRNYVRVEAANDVAVHSIDDAFKPFTSVTVDISGGGCAILLPDEVVLSVDTQVDITIVLPMQKSENQYVRARCRVVRSYKPRPEAKTRASLQFIDVNQKDQDQIVRYCFERQVVLRRKNRD; encoded by the coding sequence ATGATTGAGATCGGAACAACGATTCAGTTAGAAACGATAGAGGACTCAAAAGATAAGGAGAGCAAGAAGATGCGCTGCCGCTTAGTTGATAAAAGCAAAGGCTTGTGTATTATTGATTATCCTATAGATCAAAAAACAGAAAAACCCAGCTTCTTAATAGATGGGACAAAGTTAAAGGCTTCTTTTATAACAGAAGCAAATGTGGTGTATGAATTTAATACTGAGGTAATAGGTCGTGAAAAACGGAATATTCCTGTTTTATTTTTAATGGATCCAGGTAAAGACAAGTATTACCGTATTCAAAGAAGGAACTATGTAAGGGTTGAAGCGGCGAATGATGTAGCCGTTCATTCTATTGATGATGCGTTTAAGCCATTTACTTCAGTAACTGTAGACATTAGCGGGGGAGGATGTGCTATATTACTGCCTGATGAAGTCGTTCTTTCAGTGGATACTCAAGTAGATATTACAATCGTTCTTCCCATGCAAAAAAGCGAAAACCAGTATGTACGAGCACGTTGCAGGGTCGTACGAAGTTACAAGCCTAGACCTGAAGCGAAAACTCGTGCTTCGTTGCAGTTTATTGACGTTAACCAAAAGGATCAGGATCAAATTGTTAGGTATTGTTTTGAACGACAAGTTGTCCTTAGACGCAAGAACCGCGACTAG
- the cmk gene encoding (d)CMP kinase — protein sequence MNNLMNIAIDGPAGAGKSTVAKLVAERLSYLYIDTGAMYRALTYAALEKNVNLEDEDALDQLLEGIDIDLKHTKNGVLVYVNKADVTELIRTDDVNKHVSLVASHPSVRIEMVERQRTLAKGTDAVLDGRDIGTYVLPDAELKVFLTASVEERARRRHEEQVKKGLPSNLEELKKDIARRDELDSTREFAPLKKANDAVEIDSTSMSIEEVAASIINLAKERAS from the coding sequence ATGAATAATTTAATGAATATTGCTATTGACGGCCCTGCAGGAGCAGGTAAGAGTACGGTTGCGAAGCTTGTAGCTGAAAGACTCTCTTACTTATATATTGATACAGGTGCCATGTATCGAGCATTAACTTATGCAGCACTTGAAAAAAATGTTAACCTAGAAGATGAGGATGCTCTCGATCAATTACTTGAAGGAATTGATATTGATTTAAAGCATACAAAAAACGGGGTTCTCGTTTACGTAAATAAGGCAGATGTAACAGAATTAATTAGGACCGATGATGTGAATAAACACGTCTCTTTAGTGGCAAGTCATCCTTCTGTTCGAATTGAAATGGTGGAAAGACAGCGTACTCTCGCAAAAGGTACGGATGCGGTGTTAGATGGAAGGGATATTGGAACATACGTCCTTCCTGATGCGGAATTAAAAGTATTCTTGACTGCTTCAGTAGAAGAGCGTGCTAGAAGAAGGCATGAAGAACAAGTGAAAAAAGGACTCCCATCTAATCTTGAAGAGCTAAAAAAAGATATAGCCAGACGAGACGAATTAGATTCAACTAGAGAATTTGCTCCATTAAAAAAAGCAAATGATGCGGTGGAAATTGATTCGACCTCTATGTCGATTGAAGAAGTTGCGGCCTCCATTATCAATTTAGCGAAGGAGCGTGCTTCTTAA
- a CDS encoding lysophospholipid acyltransferase family protein — protein sequence MGLYQIGQRICRMYLSSKYKVEVIGAENLPADGGVLLCCNHISNLDPPLLGAYISRPIRYMAKQELFEKPILKSLLPKLGAFPVRRGMSDKQALRKGMDFLKQGEMLGLFPEGTRSKDGKLGKGLAGAGFFALRTNAAVVPCAIVGPYKKGQPLKLIYGKPMDFEQIRLEKRSADDATAIIMDEIGQLIELHSKEVKSTLT from the coding sequence ATGGGTTTATATCAAATTGGTCAGCGTATTTGCAGAATGTACCTCTCAAGTAAATACAAAGTTGAAGTGATTGGTGCTGAGAATCTTCCTGCTGATGGTGGTGTGCTGCTTTGCTGCAATCATATAAGTAATCTAGATCCACCTCTATTAGGCGCGTATATTAGTCGTCCTATCCGTTATATGGCCAAACAAGAGTTATTTGAAAAACCCATTTTAAAGTCGCTTCTGCCAAAACTCGGCGCCTTCCCTGTTAGGAGAGGAATGAGTGATAAGCAAGCCCTGCGTAAAGGGATGGATTTTCTCAAGCAAGGCGAAATGCTTGGCTTATTTCCTGAAGGAACGAGGAGCAAGGATGGCAAACTTGGGAAGGGTCTTGCAGGTGCCGGGTTCTTTGCTCTTAGAACGAATGCGGCAGTTGTCCCTTGTGCCATTGTAGGACCTTACAAAAAAGGACAGCCATTAAAATTAATTTATGGAAAGCCGATGGATTTTGAACAAATTCGGTTAGAAAAGCGTTCTGCTGATGATGCGACAGCGATCATCATGGATGAAATTGGTCAGCTTATTGAGCTGCATTCTAAGGAAGTTAAGTCTACTCTTACGTAG
- the rpsA gene encoding 30S ribosomal protein S1 gives MGEEMNNEQLAEMKSLAVGDVVTGKVTKVEDKQALVDVGFKVEGIVPISELSSLHVEKVSDVLSVDDELEMKILKLEDDELILSKRAVQAEKAWDQLRKQQENGEIITAEVAEVVKGGLVVDVGVRGFIPASLVERHFVEDFSDYKGRELRLKVEELDQENNKLILSQRAVLDAELEEKKKNVLQSLKSGDTVEGTVQRLTNFGAFVDVGGVDGLVHISQLAHHRVETPSDIVNEGDKVKVKVLSVDPDSERVSLSIKDTQPGPWEEVAGRISTGDVIEGTVRRLVSFGAFVEVAPGVEGLVHISQIANRHIGTPSEVLTEGEKVEVKVLDVNLDDKRISLSIRELLKDDSNDGDYAAYEANKEEEPSGFSLGDMIGDQLKKYKS, from the coding sequence ATGGGTGAAGAAATGAACAATGAACAACTAGCAGAAATGAAGTCATTAGCTGTAGGGGATGTTGTTACTGGGAAGGTAACAAAAGTGGAAGACAAACAAGCATTGGTTGATGTTGGTTTTAAAGTGGAAGGCATTGTACCAATCAGCGAGCTTTCTAGTTTGCATGTCGAAAAAGTAAGTGATGTTCTTTCTGTAGATGATGAATTGGAAATGAAAATTCTTAAACTAGAAGACGATGAGCTGATTCTTTCAAAGCGTGCTGTACAAGCTGAAAAAGCATGGGATCAATTACGTAAGCAACAAGAAAATGGCGAAATCATTACTGCTGAAGTAGCTGAGGTAGTAAAAGGCGGTTTAGTAGTAGATGTAGGTGTAAGAGGTTTCATTCCGGCTTCTTTAGTTGAACGTCATTTTGTAGAAGATTTTTCGGATTATAAAGGGCGCGAACTTCGTCTGAAAGTAGAAGAGCTGGATCAAGAAAATAATAAACTAATCTTATCGCAGCGTGCCGTACTAGATGCAGAGCTTGAAGAAAAGAAGAAAAATGTCCTTCAATCACTTAAATCGGGAGATACAGTTGAAGGAACTGTACAGCGTCTGACAAACTTTGGTGCATTTGTAGATGTGGGCGGAGTAGATGGACTTGTGCATATTTCTCAGCTTGCGCACCACCGTGTTGAAACGCCTTCTGATATTGTAAATGAAGGGGATAAGGTTAAGGTGAAAGTCTTATCTGTGGACCCAGACAGCGAGCGTGTATCACTGTCTATTAAAGATACACAGCCTGGACCGTGGGAAGAAGTAGCGGGGCGAATTTCAACTGGTGATGTCATTGAAGGAACAGTAAGACGTTTAGTGTCATTTGGTGCATTTGTTGAGGTAGCACCAGGAGTGGAAGGTCTGGTCCACATTTCTCAAATCGCCAACCGCCATATCGGCACACCGTCAGAAGTTTTAACTGAGGGCGAAAAGGTTGAAGTGAAAGTGTTAGATGTAAATCTTGATGATAAGCGTATTTCTTTAAGCATTCGTGAGCTTTTAAAAGACGATTCGAATGATGGAGATTATGCCGCGTATGAGGCGAATAAAGAAGAAGAACCAAGCGGGTTTTCTCTTGGCGACATGATAGGAGATCAATTGAAAAAATACAAATCTTAA
- the fni gene encoding type 2 isopentenyl-diphosphate Delta-isomerase, which yields MSRAKRKLDHIEHALSTGQERTHGFEHIRFVHNSIPDAFVDEVDYSSEIGGLSLSSPIFINAMTGGGGERTKMINQQLAEVASECGIGIAVGSQMAAIRDPEERKSYEIVRQTHPNGVVFANLGSEATVDQAKRAVDMLQASALQIHLNVIQELVMPEGDRDFRHTLTRIEKIKDAIDVPLIIKEVGYGMSRETAETLGSIGVQMIDVGGFGGTNFSRIENARRERKLSYFDDWGINTTSSIIEVTEAAKGISVISSGGLQSALDVVKSIALGADATGFAGYFLKILMEEGQTALIEEINFIHKDIKMLMTALGASSLSELKEVPLVIGGSTKEWCEQRGIPLDRYLKR from the coding sequence ATGAGTCGTGCAAAAAGAAAATTAGATCATATCGAACATGCTCTTTCTACGGGGCAAGAGCGCACTCATGGCTTTGAACACATTCGTTTTGTCCACAATAGTATTCCTGATGCTTTTGTTGATGAAGTGGATTATTCTTCTGAAATCGGCGGACTTTCATTAAGTTCGCCGATTTTTATCAATGCCATGACCGGCGGCGGCGGCGAGCGGACGAAAATGATTAACCAGCAATTAGCCGAAGTCGCCTCTGAATGCGGAATTGGAATAGCTGTAGGGTCGCAAATGGCAGCCATACGAGATCCGGAAGAGAGAAAAAGCTATGAAATTGTCAGGCAGACCCATCCAAATGGAGTTGTATTTGCTAATTTAGGAAGTGAAGCAACGGTAGACCAAGCCAAAAGGGCTGTCGACATGCTTCAGGCTTCTGCTCTGCAAATTCATCTTAACGTTATTCAAGAACTTGTGATGCCAGAAGGAGACAGAGATTTTAGACACACGCTGACTCGTATTGAAAAAATCAAAGATGCGATTGATGTCCCGTTAATCATTAAAGAAGTAGGATACGGTATGAGCAGGGAAACGGCTGAAACATTAGGATCTATCGGAGTTCAAATGATTGATGTCGGCGGGTTCGGCGGAACGAATTTCTCTCGAATTGAAAATGCAAGAAGAGAACGGAAGCTAAGCTATTTTGATGATTGGGGCATAAATACCACTAGTTCTATTATAGAAGTGACGGAAGCTGCTAAGGGGATATCAGTGATTTCATCAGGAGGTCTTCAGTCTGCATTAGATGTAGTTAAATCGATTGCGCTAGGAGCCGATGCGACAGGCTTTGCAGGCTACTTCCTAAAAATATTAATGGAAGAAGGCCAAACGGCCCTTATCGAAGAGATCAATTTTATCCATAAAGATATTAAAATGTTGATGACTGCATTAGGAGCATCTTCACTTAGTGAACTGAAAGAAGTCCCTTTAGTCATAGGCGGGAGCACAAAAGAATGGTGTGAGCAGCGGGGGATTCCCCTAGATCGATATCTTAAACGCTAA
- a CDS encoding YpzI family protein: MGRDRQERKLKASHRVESDRDQSLSNKGASKLQSPEEARENQRP, translated from the coding sequence ATGGGACGTGATCGCCAAGAGCGCAAATTAAAAGCTTCTCACCGTGTCGAATCAGATCGTGATCAAAGTTTATCCAATAAAGGAGCAAGCAAGCTCCAGAGCCCTGAAGAAGCTAGAGAAAATCAACGGCCATAA
- a CDS encoding YphA family membrane protein, whose product MEGVYFYWIGWIYICIVTFFWNKTSLRTASAIFLFITLIVSPIYIPVFSSEVSLGFLFLIGVSYGFISQVKVMRLLHIVIAVLAVAAAYATFQLVAIYDPVVHLIDGRLMSMAIVVCLSCMLAGKWSLRILIAVVGLLHGELLYGLAAIQTFTSHAFGSFYVLDVLALSTAVIGGGWLLHMLSEHVGEWIKQRKEQPIRNMIAQEDRIE is encoded by the coding sequence ATGGAAGGTGTATATTTTTATTGGATAGGTTGGATCTATATTTGTATTGTCACATTCTTTTGGAACAAAACGTCATTAAGAACGGCTTCTGCTATATTTTTATTTATTACATTAATAGTAAGTCCAATTTATATCCCAGTATTTTCAAGTGAGGTCAGTTTAGGCTTTTTATTTTTAATCGGTGTTTCTTATGGTTTTATTTCTCAAGTGAAAGTCATGAGATTGTTGCATATAGTGATTGCCGTTCTAGCTGTAGCCGCGGCTTATGCCACGTTTCAATTAGTAGCTATTTACGATCCGGTTGTTCATTTAATTGATGGGAGGCTTATGTCAATGGCCATCGTGGTGTGTCTGTCTTGTATGCTGGCTGGGAAATGGAGCTTGAGAATACTCATTGCGGTAGTAGGGTTGCTGCATGGGGAACTTTTATATGGACTGGCTGCCATTCAGACGTTTACTTCCCATGCATTTGGCTCTTTTTATGTTTTAGATGTGCTGGCGCTCTCAACTGCTGTCATCGGGGGAGGATGGTTATTGCATATGCTTTCTGAACATGTAGGTGAATGGATTAAGCAGCGAAAAGAACAACCAATTCGGAACATGATTGCGCAAGAAGATCGCATTGAATAA
- the der gene encoding ribosome biogenesis GTPase Der encodes MTKPVVAIVGRPNVGKSTIFNRIVGERVAIVEDMPGVTRDRLYSHGEWLDREFNLIDTGGIELADEPLLNQMREQAELAIEEADVIVFIVNGREGITSADQEVAKILFRSKKPVVLGVNKVDNPDMHDLLYEFYSLGIGNPFPISGSHGLGLGDLLDEVLKHFPEKVEDDYDPDTIRISLIGRPNVGKSSLVNAMLGEERVIVSNIPGTTRDAIDTSFTRDGQDYVLIDTAGMRKRGKVYESTEKYSVLRSLKAIERSNVVLVVINAEEGIIEQDKKIAGYAHEAGRAVIIVVNKWDAIERDDKTMQKFEQKIRDEFLFLSYAPILFTSAKTKQRLQHVLPMVKKVSQNHNLRVPTNVLNDLIMDAVAMNPTPTDKGKRLRINYVTQVAVEPPTFVFFVNEPELLHFSYERFLENRLRATFEFEGTPIKIIARKKND; translated from the coding sequence ATGACGAAACCAGTCGTTGCCATAGTAGGGCGTCCTAATGTTGGAAAATCAACCATTTTTAACAGAATAGTAGGAGAAAGAGTAGCCATTGTCGAAGATATGCCAGGAGTAACTCGTGACCGCTTGTACAGTCACGGTGAATGGTTAGATCGTGAATTTAATCTGATTGATACAGGCGGGATTGAGCTTGCGGATGAACCATTATTGAATCAAATGCGCGAACAGGCAGAGCTTGCGATTGAAGAAGCAGATGTCATTGTTTTCATCGTAAATGGACGAGAAGGAATTACTAGTGCAGACCAAGAAGTCGCGAAGATCTTATTTAGATCTAAAAAGCCGGTTGTTTTAGGGGTTAATAAAGTCGATAACCCTGATATGCATGATTTGTTATATGAGTTTTATTCTCTTGGTATCGGTAATCCGTTCCCGATTTCAGGGTCGCACGGTTTAGGGCTTGGTGATCTTCTCGATGAGGTATTAAAGCACTTCCCTGAAAAAGTAGAAGATGATTATGATCCTGATACGATTCGTATCTCACTTATTGGACGTCCCAATGTTGGTAAATCCTCGTTAGTAAATGCGATGCTCGGTGAGGAACGAGTGATAGTCAGTAATATTCCTGGTACGACAAGAGATGCAATTGATACATCTTTCACAAGAGATGGTCAAGATTACGTCTTAATTGATACTGCAGGGATGCGTAAACGTGGAAAGGTATATGAGAGTACAGAGAAATACAGCGTGCTGCGCTCATTAAAAGCCATTGAGCGTTCTAACGTCGTTTTAGTTGTTATTAATGCTGAAGAAGGCATTATTGAACAAGATAAAAAAATTGCAGGCTATGCACATGAGGCAGGACGAGCTGTAATTATCGTAGTCAATAAGTGGGATGCGATTGAGCGCGATGATAAAACAATGCAGAAATTTGAACAGAAAATTCGAGATGAATTTTTATTCTTATCTTATGCACCAATTTTATTTACATCAGCTAAAACAAAACAGCGCCTGCAACATGTGCTGCCTATGGTAAAGAAAGTTTCTCAAAATCATAACTTGCGTGTACCGACGAATGTTTTAAATGACTTAATTATGGATGCTGTAGCAATGAATCCTACTCCAACTGACAAAGGAAAGAGACTTCGTATTAATTATGTGACTCAAGTTGCAGTAGAGCCGCCAACTTTTGTCTTCTTTGTCAATGAGCCAGAGCTTCTTCACTTTTCTTATGAACGTTTCTTAGAAAATCGTCTGCGTGCGACATTTGAATTCGAGGGTACACCTATTAAAATTATTGCTAGAAAGAAAAATGACTAA
- the plsY gene encoding glycerol-3-phosphate 1-O-acyltransferase PlsY, with product MTILLLLVVILIGYLLGSISFSYLIAKKIKKVDIRQHGSGNAGATNTLRVLGIGPAISVLALDIVKGIIAVWIGVLLAPDQSGVFPALAGLAAILGHNWPVYYGFRGGKGVATTIGVIATLVFFPALFAGIIAIISIVLTRYVSLGSLLFALLTPAFAYLLMETYQIPQMYIILSILVAVLSFWRHRTNIQRLLTGTESKIGKKKEAS from the coding sequence ATGACTATTTTGTTACTGCTCGTTGTTATTTTAATTGGTTATTTACTTGGTTCGATCAGTTTTAGTTATTTAATTGCTAAGAAGATTAAGAAAGTTGATATCAGACAGCATGGCAGCGGCAATGCCGGAGCAACGAATACTTTGCGTGTCTTAGGAATCGGTCCGGCAATTTCTGTGCTTGCTTTGGATATTGTCAAAGGGATTATTGCTGTATGGATTGGGGTTTTGCTTGCCCCAGACCAAAGCGGTGTGTTTCCAGCTCTTGCAGGTTTAGCGGCTATTTTAGGGCATAACTGGCCTGTTTACTATGGCTTCAGAGGGGGAAAAGGGGTCGCTACGACCATCGGAGTTATTGCGACGCTTGTTTTCTTCCCTGCTTTATTTGCCGGAATTATTGCTATTATTAGTATTGTCTTAACGCGTTATGTTTCGCTAGGTTCGTTGTTATTTGCTCTTTTAACACCTGCTTTTGCCTACTTGCTGATGGAAACGTACCAAATCCCTCAGATGTACATTATCTTATCTATTCTAGTAGCGGTTCTTTCATTTTGGAGACATCGTACCAATATTCAACGCTTGCTGACAGGAACTGAGAGCAAGATTGGAAAGAAAAAAGAAGCTTCCTAG
- a CDS encoding NAD(P)H-dependent glycerol-3-phosphate dehydrogenase, with translation MANIAVMGAGSWGTALSMVLADNHHDVRLWARREEQIAEINNNHTNEAYLPDIQLPKQIKGYSDLSETVKDVQVLLLVVPTKAVRDAIQSLRKVLTSPVVIVHASKGIEPGTHKRISEMIEEEFEGSDLLKDVAVLSGPSHAEEVSLRQPTTVTVSSSNNDASLLIQDLFMNQHFRVYTNPDLIGVEIGGALKNIIALVCGLTNGLGMGDNTKAAIMTRGLAEITRLGVKQGANPLTFAGLSGLGDLIVTCTSVHSRNWRAGQMIGQGKSLDEVLSSMGMVVEGIRTTQAAFELANELKVEMPITSALYEVLFEGLHPKEATEKLMGRVKKHEVEQISDFLNQDEL, from the coding sequence GTGGCAAATATCGCAGTAATGGGTGCAGGAAGCTGGGGAACGGCATTAAGCATGGTGTTAGCTGATAATCATCATGACGTTCGTTTGTGGGCAAGGCGAGAAGAACAAATTGCTGAAATTAATAACAATCATACAAATGAAGCTTACCTGCCAGACATTCAGTTACCAAAACAAATCAAAGGATACTCTGACCTTTCTGAAACTGTAAAGGACGTACAGGTGCTTTTGCTTGTCGTACCCACAAAAGCTGTACGTGACGCGATTCAAAGCCTTCGTAAAGTCCTGACTTCACCTGTTGTGATTGTTCATGCAAGTAAAGGGATTGAACCGGGCACGCATAAACGTATATCAGAAATGATTGAAGAAGAATTTGAGGGCTCAGATTTATTGAAAGATGTTGCTGTTTTATCAGGGCCAAGTCATGCAGAGGAAGTCAGTCTTCGTCAGCCTACAACGGTGACGGTATCTTCAAGTAATAACGATGCCTCACTTCTTATTCAAGATTTATTTATGAATCAGCATTTCAGAGTCTATACGAATCCTGATTTAATCGGGGTTGAAATCGGAGGAGCGTTAAAAAATATTATTGCGCTTGTATGCGGTTTAACAAATGGTCTTGGGATGGGTGATAATACAAAAGCAGCCATCATGACAAGAGGATTAGCAGAAATTACTCGACTTGGAGTTAAGCAGGGAGCCAACCCTTTAACGTTTGCGGGCCTCTCTGGACTCGGTGATTTGATCGTAACGTGTACGAGTGTTCACTCAAGAAACTGGAGAGCAGGTCAAATGATCGGGCAAGGGAAGTCGCTTGATGAAGTGTTAAGCAGTATGGGGATGGTAGTGGAAGGAATAAGAACCACACAGGCGGCCTTTGAATTAGCTAATGAATTAAAAGTAGAAATGCCGATTACCTCAGCATTATATGAGGTGTTATTTGAAGGTCTTCATCCGAAAGAAGCAACCGAGAAATTAATGGGTAGAGTTAAAAAACACGAAGTTGAACAAATTTCAGATTTTTTAAATCAAGATGAACTTTAA